In one Myxocyprinus asiaticus isolate MX2 ecotype Aquarium Trade chromosome 29, UBuf_Myxa_2, whole genome shotgun sequence genomic region, the following are encoded:
- the LOC127419735 gene encoding filamin-A-like translates to MSQHPRLHQSSAAAPLSNAALAPDKDADMPATEKDLAEDAPWKKIQQNTFTRWSNEHLKCVNKRIANLQTDLSDGLRLIALLEVLSQKKMFQKYNQRPTFRQMQLENVSVALEFLDRENIKLVSIDSKAIVDGNLKLILGLIWTLILHYSISMPMWDEEEETEESKQKTPKQRLLGWIQNKLPELPITNFSRDWQSGKALGALVDSCAPGLCPDWDSWDQTKPVDNAREAMQQADDWLGVPQVITPEEIVDPNVDEHSVMTYLSQFPKAKLKPGAPLRPKLNPKKARAYGPGIEPTGNVVMKKAVFTVETISAGQGEVLVYVEDPAGHREEAKVTANNDKNRTYSVFYLPKVTGQHKVTVLFAGQHISKSPFEVDVGMAQGDSSKVTAQGPGLEPAGNIANKTTYFDVYTAGAGIGEVEVVIVDPSGKKDTVECQVEDKGNSSYRCTYKPTLEGQHTIYITFAGGQISKSPYTVHVGEACNPSLCRAKGRGLQPKGLRIKETADFKVYTKGAGTGDLKVTIKGPKGLEEPCKKKDLGDGVYSFEYYPTTPGNYIITITWGGQHIPRSPFEVKIGTEAGPQQVRAWGPGLESGIVGKSADFVVEAVGDDVGTLGFSVEGPSPAKIECDDKGDGSCDVRYWPTEPGEYAVHVLCRNEDIQLSPFMAEIMPAPGKDFYPDKVKAYGPGLQSNGLSVGKPAEFTVDAKLGGKAPLKLQAQDRDGNPVDVQVKDNGNGTYSCSYTPRKPIKHTVMVSWGGVNIPESPFRMNIGAGCHPNKVKVSGPGVAKTGLKAFEPTYFTVDCAEAGQGDISIGIKCAPGVVGPAEADIDFDIIRNDNDTFTVKYTPPGAGSYTIMVLFADQAIPLTPIRIKVDPSHDASKVKAEGPGLSRTGVELNKPTHFTVNTKAAGKAKLDAQFTGPNKAEVVRDFDIVNNLDGTHTVKYTPIQQGNMGVNVTYGGDPIPKSPFAVSIAPSLDLSKVKVAGLGDTITVGKDQEITVKSKGAGGQGKVGAKVTGPAGKSVPCKVEPGLSPETSQVRFIPRDKGPYEVELTYDGAPIPGSPFPVEAIAPTDPSKVRCSGPGLERAKVGETGQFVVDCTNAGPAELTIEIISDNGTEAEVHIQDNGDGTYTITYIPLYPGAYTLTIRYGDQDVPNFPARLNVEPAVETSGVKVFGPGVEGKGVFREATTDFTVDARALTKTGGNHIKTCINNPSGNRTEALIRDLGDGTYQVEYTPYEEGMHSVEVAYDNSPVPKSPFRVPVTEGCDPARVRVHGPGLQSGITNKSNKFTVETRGAGTGGLGLAMEGPSEAKMSCTDNKDGSCCVEYIPYEPGTYNLNVTYGGQPITGSPFSVPVHDTVDATKVKCLGQGLGNSVRANIPQIFSVDASKAGVAPLLVRVQGPKGIMEPVEVVDNGDQTHTVSYVPTREGPYSINVLYGDEEIPHSPYKVKVLPTHDASKVRASGPGLNTTGVPASLPVEFTIDAKDAGEGLLAVQITDPEGKPKKANIRDNQDGTYLVSYVPDMTGRYTILIKYGGDEIPYSPYRIRALPTGDASKCTVTVSIGGHGLGAGVGPTIQIGEQTVITVDAKAAGKGKVTCTVCTPDGGEVDVDVVENEDGTFDIFYTAPQPGKYVICVRFGGEHIPNSPFLVTALEGASPDQLMQQTQSLQYAYAPNRGQPWATDRPVGMNGLDVAGLRPFDLVIPFTIQKGEITGDVRMPSGKVAKPDITDNKDGTVTVKYAPTEAGLHEMDIKYDGIHIPGSPLQFYVDYVNSGHVTAYGPGLIHGMVHKPAIFSVNTKDAGEGGLSLAIEGPSKADISCTDNQDGTCTVSYLPVLPGDYNIIVKYNDKHIPGSPFMAKITGDDSMRMSHLKVGSAADIPLDIGELDISQLTASLTTPSGREEPCLLKMLRNGHVGISFVPKEIGEHLVNIKKNGRHIPSSPISVMISQSEIGDASRVRVTGQGLSEARTFEPAEFIIDTRDAGYGGLSLSIEGPSKVDINTEDQEDGTCKITYCPTEPGNYIINIKFADQHVPGSAFTVKVTGEGRMKESITRRRRAASVANVGSQCDLSLKIPEISIADMTAQVTSPSGKVHKAEIMEGENNTYCIRFVPTEMGVHTVSVKYQGQHVPGSPFQFTVGPLGEGGAHKVRAGGPGLERAEAGVPAEFSIWTREAGAGGLSIAVEGPSKAEIAFEDRKDGSSGVSYIVQEPGDYEVSIRFNDEHIPDSPFVVPVASPSDDARRLTVASLQESGLKVNQPASFAVSLNGAKGVIDAKVHSPSGALEECCVTEIDEDKYAVRFIPRENGLYLIDVKFNGSHIPGSPFKIRVGETGQAGDPGMVSAYGAGLEGGTTGSPCEFTVNTCSAGPGALAVTIDGPSKVKMDCQECPEGYKITYTPMAPGNYLISIKYGGPYHIVGSPFKAKITGSRLVNSHSMHETSSVLVDPVTRSVTTSQQAAPGWASSDASHVVAKGLGLTKGFIGQKNSFSVDCSKAGRNMLLVGVDGPKVPCEEILVKHLGNRLYNVSYQLKEKGEYILVVKWGDEHIPGSPYHITV, encoded by the exons ATAGTAAGGCCATAGTGGATGGGAACCTGAAGCTGATCCTGGGTTTGATATGGACACTTATCTTGCATTATTCTATCTCCATGCCCATGTGGGACGAGGAGGAGGAGACAGAAGAAAGCAAGCAGAAGACGCCCAAGCAGAGGCTACTCGGATGGATCCAGAACAAGCTGCCCGAGCTGCCCATCACCAACTTCAGCCGCGACTGGCAGTCAGGGAAAGCCCTTGGCGCGCTGGTGGACAGTTGTGCTCCAG GTCTGTGTCCGGACTGGGATTCCTGGGACCAGACCAAGCCTGTGGACAATGCCAGAGAAGCCATGCAGCAGGCTGATGACTGGCTTGGTGTTCCTCAG GTGATAACTCCAGAAGAAATTGTTGATCCCAATGTGGACGAGCACTCTGTTATGACTTACCTGTCCCAATTCCCCAAAGCCAAACTCAAGCCTGGTGCCCCACTGCGCCCCAAACTCAACCCCAAAAAAGCCCGTGCCTATGGACCAG GAATTGAGCCCACCGGTAATGTTGTGATGAAGAAGGCTGTGTTTACTGTTGAGACCATCAGTGCTGGACAGGGTGAGGTACTTGTTTATGTGGAAGACCCAGCCGGCCACCGCGAGGAGGCCAAAGTCACGGCCAACAATGACAAGAACCGCACCTACTCTGTATTCTATTTACCAAAAGTCACTGGGCAACACAAG GTTACAGTGCTGTTTGCAGGGCAACACATCTCCAAGAGCCCATTTGAGGTGGATGTGGGAATGGCTCAGGGAGACTCCAGCAAGGTCACTGCCCAGGGCCCAGGACTTGAGCCTGCAGGCAACATTGCCAACAAGACCACATACTTTGATGTCTATACAGCTG gTGCAGGAATAGGAGAGGTTGAGGTGGTCATTGTGGACCCTAGTGGAAAGAAGGACACTGTTGAATGCCAGGTTGAAGATAAGGGCAACAGCAGCTACCGATGCACCTACAAGCCCACCCTGGAGGGCCAACACACCATCTATATCACCTTTGCTGGGGGACAGATCTCCAAGAGCCCTTATACAGTCCATGTGGGAGAGG CCTGTAATCCAAGCCTGTGTAGAGCCAAGGGCCGTGGTCTCCAGCCTAAAGGCTTGAGGatcaaggagactgcagattttaaggTTTACACCAAAGGAGCTGGCACTGGAGATCTGAAGGTCACCATCAAAGGGCCTA AGGGTCTTGAGGAGCCCTGTAAGAAGAAGGATCTGGGAGATGGCGTGTACAGCTTTGAGTATTATCCAACCACACCTGGGAATTACATCATCACAATCACATGGGGTGGACAGCACATCCCACGCAG TCCATTTGAGGTGAAGATTGGTACCGAAGCAGGACCACAGCAGGTGAGGGCATGGGGTCCAGGACTGGAGAGTGGCATTGTGGGCAAGTCTGCTGACTTTGTGGTTGAGGCCGTTGGGGATGATGTGGGCACTTTGG GTTTCTCAGTTGAGGGTCCGTCTCCAGCTAAAATCGAATGTGATGATAAGGGTGATGGCTCCTGTGATGTACGTTACTGGCCCACAGAGCCGGGTGAATATGCAGTTCATGTGCTCTGTAGGAATGAGGACATCCAGCTCAGCCCATTCATGGCTGAGATCATGCCTGCTCCAGGAAAAGACTTTTACCCTGATAAG GTGAAGGCTTATGGTCCAGGTCTACAGAGCAATGGCCTTTCAGTTGGTAAACCTGCAGAGTTCACTGTAGATGCCAAACTTGGTGGCAAAGCTCCTCTAAAGCTCCAGGCTCAG GACCGTGATGGGAACCCAGTAGACGTGCAGGTGAAGGATAATGGTAATGGAACATACAGCTGCAGCTACACCCCTCGCAAACCCATCAAACACACTGTCATGGTGTCCTGGGGTGGCGTCAACATCCCAGAGAGTCCATTCAGG ATGAACATTGGAGCAGGATGCCATCCTAACAAAGTCAAAGTATCAGGACCTGGGGTGGCCAAGACAGGCCTGAAGGCATTTGAGCCAACATACTTTACTGTTGACTGTGCCGAGGCTGGACAGG GAGACATCAGCATAGGGATAAAATGTGCACCAGGTGTTGTAGGACCTGCTGAAGCTGACATTGATTTTGACATCATTAGAAATGACAATGACACTTTCACTGTTAAATACACTCCCCCTGGAGCAGGaagctacacaatcatggtgCTGTTTGCTGATCAG GCCATTCCCCTGACACCCATCAGAATCAAGGTTGATCCTTCTCATGATGCCAGCAAAGTTAAAGCGGAGGGGCCTGGACTCAGTCGCACTG GTGTTGAGCTGAACAAACCCACTCACTTCACTGTGAACACAAAGGCAGCAGGCAAAGCTAAGCTCGATGCTCAGTTCACTGGACCCAACAAGGCAGAGGTGGTTCGTGACTTTGACATCGTCAACAATCTTGATGGCACCCACACTGTTAAATACACCCCTATCCAACAg GGTAATATGGGTGTCAATGTCACGTATGGTGGTGATCCCATTCCCAAGAGCCCATTTGCTGTGTCTATTGCTCCCTCTCTGGATCTGAGTAAAGTTAAAGTGGCCGGTCTTGGAGACA CGATAACAGTTGGCAAGGATCAGGAGATCACAGTCAAGTCCAAAGGAGCAGGTGGTCAGGGCAAAGTTGGCGCAAAGGTCACAGGTCCAGCTGGTAAATCGGTACCCTGTAAAGTTGAACCAGGCCTGAGCCCAGAAACCAGCCAGGTTCGTTTCATCCCAAGAGATAAAGGACCGTATGAGGTAGAACTGACCTATGATGGAGCCCCCATCCCTGGCAGTCCCTTTCCTGTGGAAGCAATTGCACCCACTGACCCATCTAAG GTGCGGTGTTCCGGGCCAGGTCTGGAGCGAGCTAAGGTTGGCGAGACTGGGCAGTTTGTGGTCGATTGTACGAATGCTGGTCCTGCAGAACTGACTATTGAGATCATCTCAGACAATGGAACTGAGGCTGAAGTTCATATTCAAGACAATGGGGATGGAACCTACACAATTACTTATATTCCTCTGTACCCTGGAGCCTATACTCTTACCATCCGCTATGGTGATCAGGATGTACCAAACTTCCCAGCCAGGCTCAATGTGGAACCAGCTGTAGAAACCAGTGGTGTGAAAGTGTTTGGACCTGGAGTTGAGGGCAAAG GAGTTTTCCGGGAGGCCACAACAGATTTCACTGTTGATGCACGTGCTCTCACCAAAACGGGGGGCAATCACATCAAGACCTGCATAAACAACCCATCAGGCAACCGCACTGAAGCTCTCATCAGAGACCTGGGAGATGGCACCTACCAAGTGGAGTACACTCCTTATGAGGAGG gcATGcacagtgttgaggttgcctacGATAACAGCCCGGTTCCCAAAAGCCCATTCCGTGTTCCAGTGACTGAGGGTTGTGACCCAGCACGTGTGCGTGTGCATGGTCCAGGACTTCAATCCGGCATCACCAACAAATCCAACAAGTTTACAGTTGAGACACG TGGGGCAGGTACAGGTGGGCTGGGGCTGGCTATGGAGGGACCTTCTGAGGCCAAAATGTCCTGCACTGATAACAAAGATGGCAGCTGTTGTGTTGAATACATCCCATATGAGCCAGGCACATACAACCTCAATGTCACCTATGGAGGTCAACCAATCACTG GAAGCCCTTTCTCTGTACCTGTCCATGATACAGTTGATGCAACTAAAGTTAAATGCCTGGGTCAAGGACTTGGAAACAGCGTGCGTGCCAATATACCACAGATCTTTTCGGTGGATGCGAGCAAAGCTGGAGTGGCTCCCTTGCTGGTCAGAGTGCAAGGGCCTAAAG GTATTATGGAGCCTGTTGAGGTGGTGGATAATGGGGACCAGACTCACACCGTCAGCTATGTACCCACCAGAGAAGGACCATATTCTATTAATGTTCTCTATGGAGATGAGGAGATCCCACATAG CCCATATAAGGTGAAGGTTCTGCCCACTCATGATGCTAGTAAGGTCCGTGCCAGCGGTCCTGGTCTGAATACCACAGGTGTGCCTGCCAGTCTGCCTGTGGAGTTCACTATTGATGCCAAAGATGCAGGAGAGGGACTCTTGGCTGTCCAGATCACT GACCCTGAAGGGAAGCCAAAGAAGGCCAACATTCGTGATAACCAGGACGGGACTTACCTTGTTTCCTATGTACCAGATATGACTGGCCGCTACACCATTCTCATCAAGTATGGTGGTGATGAGATCCCATACTCTCCATATCGTATCAGAGCTCTGCCCACAGGGGATGCCAGTAAATGCACTGTCACCG TCTCAATTGGAGGTCACGGTTTGG GAGCTGGAGTTGGTCCAACCATCCAGATCGGAGAGCAGACAGTCATCACTGTGGATGCGAAGGCCGCTGGGAAGGGCAAGGTGACATGCACGGTGTGCACTCCAGATGGAGGTGAGGTGGATGTGGACGTGGTTGAGAATGAGGATGGAACATTTGACATCTTCtacacagcaccccagcctgggAAATACGTCATCTGTGTGCGCTTTGGTGGAGAGCACATTCCCAACAGCCCCTTCCTAGTAACG GCTTTGGAAGGTGCCTCCCCTGACCAACTAATGCAGCAGACCCAGAGCCTACAGTACGCCTACGCGCCCAACAGGGGCCAGCCATGG GCTACAGACAGACCAGTGGGCATGAACGGACTGGACGTAGCTGGACTGAGACCCTTTGACTTAGTTATTCCTTTCACCATCCAAAAGGGAGAAATTACAG GTGATGTAAGAATGCCTTCAGGAAAAGTGGCCAAGCCAGATATTACAGACAACAAGGATGGCACAGTCACCGTTAAATATGCCCCAACTGAGGCTGGGCTACATGAGATGGACATCAAATATGATGGAATACACATTCCAG GAAGTCCACTGCAGTTCTATGTGGATTATGTCAACAGTGGCCATGTGACTGCCTATGGTCCTGGTCTAATTCATGGCATGGTCCATAAGCCTGCAATCTTTTCTGTCAACACAAAGGATGCTGGAGAAG GGGGTCTGTCTCTGGCCATTGAGGGGCCTTCAAAAGCAGACATCAGCTGCACTGATAATCAGGACGGTACCTGCACTGTGTCTTACCTCCCTGTTCTTCCTGGAGACTACAACATCATCGTCAAATACAATGATAAGCACATTCCCGGCAGCCCTTTTATGGCAAAGATCACAG GTGATGACTCGATGCGCATGTCTCATCTGAAGGTGGGCTCAGCTGCTGATATCCCTCTAGACATTGGAGAGCTGGACATCAGCCAACTCACTGCATCTCTCACCACCCCTTCTGGCAGAGAGGAGCCATGCCTACTTAAAATGCTCAGGAATGGGCATGTGG GTATCTCCTTTGTGCCTAAAGAAATTGGCGAGCATCTTGTGAACATCAAGAAAAATGGACGTCATATTCCTAGTAGCCCCATCTCTGTCATGATAAGTCAATCAGAGATTGGTGATGCCAGCCGTGTACGCGTAACTGGCCAAGGCCTGAGTGAGGCCCGAACCTTTGAGCCAGCAGAATTCATCATCGACACCAGAGATGCAG GATATGGAGGACTCAGTTTGTCCATTGAGGGTCCCAGTAAGGTGGACATTAACACTGAAGATCAGGAGGACGGCACCTGCAAAATCACATACTGCCCCACAGAACCAGGAAATTACATCATTAACATCAAATTTGCTGACCAGCATGTTCCAG GAAGTGCTTTTACAGTCAAAGTGACTGGAGAGGGTAGGATGAAAGAAAGCATCACGCGCAGAAGAAGAGCTGCTTCTGTGGCCAATGTCGGCAGCCAGTGTGACCTAAGTCTGAAGATCCCTG AGATCAGCATTGCAGACATGACAGCTCAGgtcaccagcccatctggtaagGTACACAAGGCAGAGATAATGGAGGGGGAAAACAACACATACTGCATTCGCTTCGTTCCCACTGAGATGGGTGTGCACACGGTCAGTGTGAAGTACCAGGGCCAGCATGTCCCAGGATCCCCCTTCCAGTTCACAGTGGGCCCTCTTGGAGAAGGAGGTGCCCACAAGGTCCGCGCTGGAGGCCCTGGTCTTGAGAGAGCAGAGGCAGGAGTGCCAG CTGAGTTCAGCATTTGGACCCGTGAAGCAGGAGCTGGTGGTCTGTCCATCGCAGTGGAGGGACCCAGCAAGGCAGAGATCGCTTTTGAAGATCGCAAGGATGGATCGAGCGGTGTCTCCTACATTGTCCAGGAGCCTG GTGATTATGAAGTGTCTATTAGGTTCAATGATGAGCACATTCCTGACAGTCCATTTGTTGTCCCTGTGGCCTCACCTTCTGACGATGCCCGTCGTCTCACTGTTGCCAGTCTTCAG GAGTCTGGATTAAAGGTGAACCAGCCAGCCTCATTTGCTGTGAGCCTAAATGGGGCGAAGGGAGTCATCGACGCCAAAGTTCACAGCCCATCTGGAGCCCTTGAAGAGTGTTGTGTCACAGAGATCGATGAAG ATAAGTATGCTGTGAGGTTCATCCCTAGAGAGAATGGCCTTTACCTTATAGACGTGAAGTTCAATGGTTCTCACATCCCTGGAAGTCCCTTCAAGATCCGTGTTGGTGAGACGGGGCAGGCTGGTGACCCAGGAATGGTGTCTGCTTATGGGGCTGGTCTGGAAGGAGGCACCACTG GATCTCCATGTGAATTCACTGTGAACACGTGTTCAGCTGGCCCTGGTGCTTTGGCAGTGACCATTGATGGGCCTTCCAAGGTGAAGATGGACTGTCAGGAATGCCCAGAGGGCTACAAGATCACCTACACACCTATGGCTCCTGGAAACTACCTAATTTCTATTAAATATGGTGGCCCATACCACATTGTTGGCAGCCCCTTCAAAGCTAAAATTACAG GTTCCCGATTGGTCAATAGCCACAGCATGCATGAGACTTCTTCAGTGCTGGTTGACCCTGTGACCCGCAGTGTGACAACCAGCCAGCAAGCAGCACCAGGCTGGGCGAGTTCTGATGCCAGCCATGTAGTTGCCAAGGGCCTGGGGCTCACCAAGGGTTTTATAGGACAGAAGAACAGTTTCAGTGTGGACTGTAGTAAAGCAG GGAGGAATATGCTGTTGGTTGGCGTGGATGGACCCAAAGTGCCCTGTGAGGAGATCCTGGTGAAACACTTGGGTAACCGCCTCTATAATGTGTCCTACCAGCTGAAGGAGAAAGGAGAGTACATCCTGGTGGTTAAATGGGGTGATGAGCACATCCCCGGGAGCCCGTACCACATCACTGTCTAA